A region from the Paenibacillus humicola genome encodes:
- a CDS encoding ABC transporter ATP-binding protein produces MLKLLHFLKPYRIPVLFVLLFVLLQSLTDLYLPTLMSNIVDQGVVHGDTPYIWRIGSFMLLVALLGAACSVGASFLSAKAAGGFGKDLRSRVFSHVSQFSLHEFDQIGTASLITRTTNDITQVQQVLTMMMRVMVMAPMMCFGGIIMAVIKDPALSLIIVAIVPVLGLIIYSIVSRGVPLFKAMQAKLDRLNLVLRENLTGIRVIRSFNRTAHEQGRFNDANQDLTETAVKVNRIMASLMPVMMLTLNLASIAIVWYGGKRINAGHMEVGDLIAFIQYAWQIMFSLIFASMMFVMIPRASASAVRINEVLNMKPDIHDPSAPSRADLSATVEFDNVSFSYPGAEMPAISGITFKAGPGEVTAIIGGTGSGKSTLINLIPRFYDVTEGQIRIGGVDVREMTQERLRSVIGLVPQKAVLFTGTVADNIRFGKQDADDEEVRHAAAVAQASDFVSGMKDGFDSIIAQGGTNVSGGQKQRLSIARALVRRPSIYLFDDSFSALDFKTDANLREALRSETTDATVLIVAQRVSTVMEADRIIVLDEGKIAGIGTHKELLATNAIYREIVASQLSEEEIA; encoded by the coding sequence ATGCTGAAGCTTTTACATTTTTTGAAGCCGTACCGCATTCCCGTCCTGTTCGTGCTGCTGTTTGTATTGCTGCAGTCGCTGACGGATTTGTACCTGCCGACGCTCATGTCGAATATCGTCGATCAGGGCGTCGTGCATGGCGACACCCCGTATATTTGGCGCATCGGCAGCTTCATGCTGCTCGTGGCGCTGCTTGGCGCGGCCTGCTCGGTCGGCGCCAGCTTTCTTTCCGCCAAGGCGGCGGGCGGCTTCGGTAAAGATTTGCGCAGCCGCGTGTTCTCGCACGTCTCGCAGTTCTCGCTGCACGAATTCGACCAGATCGGCACCGCTTCGCTCATCACCCGCACGACGAACGATATTACGCAGGTGCAGCAGGTGCTGACGATGATGATGCGCGTTATGGTCATGGCCCCGATGATGTGCTTCGGAGGCATCATCATGGCGGTCATCAAGGACCCTGCGCTGTCGCTGATCATTGTCGCCATCGTGCCGGTGCTCGGCCTCATTATTTATTCCATCGTCAGCAGAGGGGTGCCGCTGTTCAAGGCGATGCAGGCGAAGCTCGACCGGCTGAACCTCGTGCTGCGCGAAAATTTAACCGGCATCCGCGTCATTCGCTCGTTCAACCGCACCGCCCACGAGCAGGGCCGCTTTAACGACGCGAACCAGGATTTGACTGAGACCGCCGTGAAAGTCAACCGGATCATGGCTTCGCTTATGCCGGTCATGATGCTGACGCTCAATCTGGCGAGCATCGCCATCGTCTGGTACGGCGGCAAGCGGATCAATGCCGGCCATATGGAGGTCGGCGACCTCATCGCCTTCATTCAATATGCATGGCAGATCATGTTCTCGCTTATTTTCGCCTCGATGATGTTCGTCATGATCCCCCGCGCCTCCGCTTCGGCGGTCCGGATTAACGAGGTGCTGAACATGAAGCCGGACATCCACGATCCGTCGGCGCCATCACGCGCGGATCTCAGCGCGACGGTCGAATTCGACAACGTTTCGTTCAGCTATCCGGGCGCGGAAATGCCGGCCATATCGGGCATTACGTTCAAAGCGGGCCCCGGCGAGGTGACCGCGATCATCGGCGGCACCGGCTCGGGCAAATCGACGCTGATAAACCTGATTCCGCGTTTCTACGACGTGACCGAAGGGCAAATCCGGATCGGCGGCGTGGATGTGCGCGAGATGACGCAGGAGCGGCTGCGCTCCGTCATCGGGCTTGTCCCTCAGAAAGCGGTGCTCTTTACCGGCACGGTCGCGGACAATATCCGGTTCGGCAAGCAGGACGCCGACGACGAGGAAGTCCGGCATGCGGCAGCCGTCGCCCAAGCCAGCGACTTCGTCTCCGGGATGAAGGACGGCTTCGACTCGATTATAGCCCAAGGCGGAACGAACGTATCCGGCGGGCAAAAGCAGCGGCTGTCGATCGCCCGGGCGCTCGTCCGCCGGCCTTCGATCTACTTGTTCGACGACAGCTTCTCGGCGCTCGATTTCAAGACGGACGCCAACCTGCGGGAGGCGCTCCGCTCCGAAACGACGGACGCAACCGTGCTGATCGTCGCCCAGCGGGTCAGCACCGTGATGGAGGCGGACCGCATTATCGTGCTCGATGAAGGCAAAATCGCCGGCATCGGCACGCATAAGGAGCTGCTGGCGACGAATGCCATTTACCGTGAAATCGTGGCGTCTCAGCTGTCGGAGGAGGAGATCGCATGA
- a CDS encoding ABC transporter ATP-binding protein has protein sequence MSEQQRGPQGAGGPGQRPGGGGPAPANFGFGPGRGGAAGLGMPVQKAKNFKVTLRRLIGYLKPHRLALTVVFATATLSTVFSILGPKIMGKATTALFEGLMGKINGVPGAKIDFAYIWQILVVLAGLYLISSLFSFIQQYVMAGVAQRTVYGLRKDVNEKLARLPLKFFDSRTHGEIMSRAVNDIDNISGTLQQSLTQFITSIVTLVGVVIMMFSISWVMTLITIVTLPLSFVAIKMIAKRSQLYFKGQQKSLGELNGHVEEMYTGHGIVKAFGHEEKSIARFNEVNEQLYQSGWRAQFVSGMIMPLMGFIGNIGYVLVSVAGGLFVLHRQITIGDVQAFISYSRQFTMPITQTAQIANVIQSTIASAERVFELLDEAEEVPEAADAKEIAAGSSAGGGVSAVGASAHAVKPPNGDVRFEHVKFGYKEDAPLIEDMNIDVKSGQTIAIVGPTGAGKTTLINLLMRFYELSGGRITVDGTDITAYKRGSLRSLFGMVLQDTWLFNGTIRDNIAYGRTGVTEEEVVQAARAAYADHFIRTLPDGYDTVLNEEASNISQGQKQLLTIARAILADPAILILDEATSSVDTRTEIHIQQAMSVLMKGRTSFVIAHRLSTIRDAGLILVMNHGSVIEQGTHEQLLAKNGFYADLYHSQFSRRKRQEAI, from the coding sequence ATGAGTGAGCAGCAGCGCGGCCCGCAGGGAGCGGGCGGTCCGGGCCAGCGCCCGGGCGGAGGAGGTCCGGCTCCGGCCAATTTCGGATTCGGCCCGGGCCGGGGCGGTGCGGCCGGGCTCGGCATGCCCGTCCAGAAGGCCAAAAATTTCAAAGTCACGCTCAGGCGCCTGATCGGCTACCTGAAGCCTCACCGATTGGCGCTTACCGTCGTATTTGCGACCGCGACACTCAGCACCGTGTTCTCGATTCTCGGACCGAAAATTATGGGCAAAGCGACGACGGCGCTGTTCGAAGGACTGATGGGGAAAATAAACGGCGTCCCCGGCGCGAAAATCGATTTCGCCTATATTTGGCAAATATTAGTTGTTCTTGCCGGCTTATACTTGATCAGCTCGCTGTTCAGCTTCATCCAGCAGTACGTCATGGCCGGCGTCGCGCAGCGGACGGTTTACGGCCTGCGCAAGGACGTGAACGAGAAGCTGGCGAGGCTGCCGCTCAAATTTTTCGATTCGCGCACGCACGGTGAAATCATGAGCCGCGCCGTCAACGATATCGACAACATCAGCGGCACGCTGCAGCAGAGCTTGACGCAGTTCATTACGTCGATTGTCACGCTGGTCGGCGTCGTCATCATGATGTTTTCGATCAGCTGGGTCATGACGCTCATCACGATCGTAACGCTGCCGCTCAGCTTCGTTGCGATCAAAATGATCGCCAAACGGTCCCAACTGTATTTCAAAGGGCAGCAAAAGTCGCTCGGCGAGCTGAACGGCCACGTCGAGGAAATGTATACCGGCCACGGCATTGTCAAGGCGTTCGGGCACGAGGAAAAATCGATCGCGCGTTTCAATGAAGTGAACGAGCAGCTGTATCAGTCCGGCTGGCGGGCGCAGTTCGTCTCCGGCATGATCATGCCGCTTATGGGCTTCATCGGCAACATCGGCTATGTGCTTGTCAGCGTGGCCGGAGGCCTGTTCGTCCTGCACCGGCAAATCACGATCGGCGACGTGCAGGCGTTCATCTCCTACTCGCGCCAGTTCACGATGCCGATTACGCAGACGGCCCAAATCGCCAACGTCATTCAATCGACGATCGCTTCGGCGGAGCGCGTATTCGAGCTGCTTGACGAAGCGGAGGAGGTGCCGGAAGCGGCCGATGCAAAGGAAATTGCGGCCGGTTCGTCTGCCGGCGGCGGCGTTTCCGCCGTTGGAGCGTCAGCGCATGCCGTCAAACCGCCGAATGGCGACGTCCGGTTCGAGCACGTCAAGTTCGGTTACAAGGAAGACGCCCCGCTTATCGAGGATATGAATATCGACGTCAAGTCCGGGCAGACAATCGCCATCGTCGGGCCGACAGGCGCCGGTAAAACGACGCTCATCAACCTGCTCATGCGTTTTTATGAGCTTAGCGGCGGCCGGATTACGGTCGACGGCACCGATATCACCGCCTACAAACGCGGCTCGCTGCGCAGCTTGTTCGGTATGGTTCTGCAGGATACGTGGCTGTTCAACGGCACGATTCGCGACAATATCGCCTACGGCCGCACGGGCGTGACCGAGGAGGAGGTCGTGCAGGCGGCGCGCGCGGCATACGCGGACCATTTTATCCGCACGCTGCCGGACGGCTACGATACGGTACTGAACGAGGAGGCGTCGAACATCTCGCAGGGGCAGAAGCAGCTCCTCACGATTGCCCGGGCAATACTCGCCGATCCGGCAATCCTTATTCTCGACGAGGCGACGAGCAGTGTCGATACGCGGACCGAGATCCACATCCAGCAAGCCATGAGCGTGCTGATGAAGGGGCGCACGAGCTTCGTTATCGCGCACCGGCTGTCCACGATCCGCGACGCCGGCCTGATTCTCGTCATGAATCACGGCTCGGTCATCGAGC